The following is a genomic window from Verrucomicrobiota bacterium.
TTGTCGTCGCGATCCAGGACGTCCTCCGCCGATTGCTCGCCGGGCACCTGTTCATCCGCGGGCTCGACTTCCTCGGGACGGTCAGGTCGTATGCCGTCTGTGGCATCTTTCTCACGGAAAGCGTCTCTCTTCCCGCAGCCGCTGCCTGACGCGCTGAGCGCGACAATCATGACTGCGGCCACCCTGCCAAGAAAGGCCGCGCGCTGCTTAGGATGGACCGTGGTGCGGGCGACGATGGCCTCGAGCTGGGCCGCCGGTACGGCATTGATCATGACGGCCTCCGACGGCTCGAGCTTGAGTGCGATCTCGTCAGCGGCATATGCGCGTCGCGCAAGCAGAATCTGCCTGAAGTCAGGATCGATAGCCGCCTTCTTCACAAGGACTTCGATCCCGATCGGAATGGGCATTGGCGCACTGTGTTCTGCGCGTTTTCGCGGTTCCTTCGTTTCCATGACTACACTCTCGCTCTCGTGCAATCCCTACAGGTTGTTGTGGATCAGTCCGGGTCAATGCCCATGCTCGGAGACCGCCAGTCATCGGATTCCTCGTCGGGATCACGCGTGGGTCGGTCGGGCTGAGCGCCCTTGCTGCAGCCGCCTTCGGTCACAGCAGCACCGAGCGCCACGATCATGATGGCCGCCACGCTGCCCAGGAATGCCGCGCGCTGGCGGGGATGGACCGTCGTACGGGCGATGATGGCCTCAATCTGTGCGTGGGGCACCGCGTTGAGCATCACCATTTCCGACGGCTCCAGCTTGAGGCCGATCTCATTGGCGGCATCGGCGCGGCGGTCGAGGAGAGTCTGTTTGAACTCGGCATCCACAGCCGCCTTCTTGACAAGCACTTCGATCCCCCGCGGGATCGGCCCAACCGGCTTGCCGCTGCCCGGCGGCCTTCCGCCAACGATAGTGGTCATCACCGCTTCCTGCTCTGGGGGGCGTTCGCTCATTGCTCGTCTCCTGCAGGTGGCCCGTCCGGGCCGGACTGCGTTTCCTCGTTTGGGCGCACGTCCGTCGGCGCAATGCGGAATGGGTCGAGCGGCCCGCCCGGCTCGCCGACGAGGCCGGGCGAGACCGACGGTTGTTCGGTTTCAAGCCCGGAGAGGAAGTCGTCGAACTCCTGACTCACCGCGCTCCGCTCAGGAATCTCGATCAGCCGGTCGGGACGGGTACCTAGAATGATCACTCTTCCCTTCTCGGGGTGGAGCAACTGCTCGATCGTCTCGGGCATCGCTGCTGCCCTGCCTCTCGTGGACTCTGTCACCTCCGGAACCGCAGCGCTGTGGGCGTCATCGAGCCCGTCGCTGCTGGTGCTCAAGGCTGCCTCGGACTCCTCCGGTCTATCCGGGCGGATGCCCTTATCCGGCAGGTCGTCGTTCTTGCCGCAGCCGACCGTCGAGGCGCCCAAGGCGACGATCATCACGGCGGCGACCCGGCCAAGGAAGGCGGGACGCTGCCGGGGATGGACCGTCGTGCGGGCAATGATGGCCTCAAGCTGGGCGGCAGGCACGGCGTTGACCATAACGATCTCGGACGGCTCGAGCTTCAGCCCAATGGTCGCAGCCGCGGCGGCGCGCTTGGTGAGCAGAAGGTCGCGGAATACAGGATCGACGGAGGCCTTCTTGACCAGAACCTCCACGCCACGAGGAATGCCGTTCATGGACGTCCCTCCACAGGTTTCCAGCCTCAACTCTACTTTCCCTTATACCACGGAAGCAGAACCGGTCAAGACGGGATGTGTCAGCGGGTGGCCGAGGTAGCACGGGCATCTTGCCCGTGTTCCGTGCAGCTACGCTGGGGGAACACGGGCAAGATGCCCGTGTCGTGCGGCCGCGCTCGGGGAACACGGGCAAGATGCCCGTGCTACGAGGATGGCCGGGCTGAACTCGCCCTTCCTGCTTGACGCATGCTGCGCGTTATGGTGCATTTTCCGCCGTATCACGTCGGAACGCCCACACATCGAGGAGTGCTCATGCGACGCATCGGACAGACATCGTTCCAGCGAGCCGTTTCCTGGCCGGCTTGTGTGGCCGTCATGCTGTGCGTCGTAGGCTGCTGTGCCGTCGAGACGCCGGCTGGCGGAGAGGGGGCGGTTCGTCAACACGACGAGGCGATCGAGCCGTACATCGCGTTTCTTCACGAGCAGGAAACGGGACCCGTTGACTACGTGCTCGGCCTGTTCGAGAACAATGATGTGGTGATCCTGTGCGAGCGCGCGCACCCCGAGGTGACGCAGTGGGATCTGATCTACGCGATCACGAGCGATCCGCGGTTCATCAGGGACGTCGGCGTCGTCTACACCGAATACGGCGCGGCGACGATGCAGGCGCGCCTCGACGAGCTGATGGCCTCGCCCGATCTCGCGCCCGACGAGGTAGATGCCAGGCTCATCCATATCATGCGCAACTGGAGTTTCTGGCCTGTGTGGGCCAACCAGAACTTCTTCGACTACCTGAAGAAGCTCCACGAGCTCAACGCCACGCTCCCGGCCGAGCAGAAGGTCCGCCTCTACTTCAGCGACATCCCGATGGACTGGGAGGTCATGACGAAGCAGGAGCTCGATGAGGCGTGGCGCACGCTCGTATGGAACCGCGACGTGCTTATCGCGCAGCGCATCTTCGATCAGCAGCGCCGGCTCGTCGAATCGGGCGCCCGGAGGAAGTGCCTCGTCATTCTCAACTACCGCCACGCCTTCAGGCCGGTGCGCAACGAGCAGGGCGAATTCGCCAACAACGTGGGTACGTATCTCTTCCAGGCATTCCCTGGTCGCGTCGCCAACGTGCTTATCAACACCGTGCGGCCCGTTGACGCGACGGACGAGTTTCACGCCGCGTTCGACCTGATCCACGACGGCAAATGGGACGCCGCATTCGAGGCCGCCGGCAATCCCGCGCGCGGCTTCGACCTAGCCGGCTCGCCGTTCGGCGCGGACACGTTCGACCTCTTCCCCTTCGACAAGACCATCGCCGCGCTCAAGTACCAGGACGTCTTCACCGGCTTCGTGTTCTACAAGGCGCTGAGCGACCAGAAATCCGTCGTCGGCGTGCGCGGCTTGCTCGACGAGGCATTCGTCAAGCTCGTCCGCCAACGGTGCCACCTGTCGGCGGGCACGGGATTCGCCGACCGCTTCGCCGTCTTCCTCGGCACATTCGAGTACGATGTCAAGACCGCCGCCGAGCAAGGCATCGCGCTCGAAGACTACGTCCGCGCCGAGACCGGCACGGACTCCATTCCCGATTGCAGAGAGAAGATCGAGCAGTGGCTCGATGCGCGAGCTGAGAAGCGGTAGGCGCAAATCTTACGCCGGGCGGTCGGCGGGAGTGATGGTGACACGGCCGGGGGAGCCTTTGTCGCCGACGACGTCGATGTCGACGGACAGGAACTCGCTCACGATATCGGCGTTGGTCACCAGGTGCTCGGTGATCTCGTGCGTATCGAACTCGCTGGTGCCCTCCGCGAGCGCGAGCGGCAGGATGAGCTGATCGGCCAGGTACTTGTCGATCGCTGCGTCCGATTGCGCGAAGGCGATCGCCTGCCCCGCCGCGCGCGCGGCGACCTTCTCGGCGGGCAGCCCGCGCTCGCCCAACGACGTGAACATGCCGCCGCACGCGCCCGTCGGCACGCGCACGTGTGTCGCCGTTCCGGGCGCGACGCCGTCATATTCCTCAATCTCGACCGACACGTCGAGTCCGGCTTTCTCGAGCAGCCCGCGCGCGGTCTTTGCCTGGCGTTCGGCAACGTGCGTGGGCAACCGCGTCGAGACAATGGTCACCGCTGCGCCTCTCGGTGCGGCAGGCGGCGCTTCGCGGTGCAGCTTGAGCAGCTTGACCTCGCGGCGCGGGAAGATGCGCGCAACAAGCTCGCCACCGCCTTTCGGGTAATAGCCGGCCTTGCGGATCTCGACCTGGACGTCGAGGCCCGCGAGTGCCAGCGCCGGGCACCACTGGTCGCGCAGGTAATGGAACGACGGGCTCCACGCAACATGTGTGCCGCCGCGGATCACCAGTTCCGACGGTCCCGCCGCGAGCGCAAGCGGCAGGGCGAGCGTCTGGAGCACGAGCGACGTGGCGCCCGCCGTACCGATCTCGAAGGAGTACTGGCCGGGGACGACCTCGCCCGGCACGAGCGTGATCTCCTGCGAACCGAGCTTGGCGCCCTCGACGGCGCCATTGCAGATCGTGCGCGTCGCCTCGACGGACTGGAGGTGCTGCGCGGCCAGGCCGGGCTTCGTGCGTCCGGCGCGGATACGCGTGATGCGCACCGGCCGGCCAGTCAGAACGGCCAGCGTCAGCGACGTGCGGAGGACCTGTCCCCCACCCTCGCCGTACGAGCCGTCGATCTCGACCAGATCTGCCACGCGCCGCACCTCCATGCAAAGCGTTCGATCCGAATAATAGTGTCAGGAACGCCGAAGTGCAACGGCGCGACACGAGTCGCGTGGGCGCGACAGGAGTCGCGTGGGCGCGACGGGAGTCGCGCAAGCGCAACGTGAGGAGCTGTAGACGTAAGCCTAAGGCTGCCGACATCCCGCCCCTTCGGGGCAGATCGACCCTGCGCTGCCCCGGCTATCCTTGTCCGCGCCTGCATCGGCGACGCCGGCTCACTCACCCATTGAGTGTGTTCGGCTCCGTCCATCCGTCACACAACCGAGCCATTCATATGTAACATCTCGCTCCCCGATCCAACCCGGGTTTTCGGATAACGGGCCTTCCTCGTCGAGAAG
Proteins encoded in this region:
- the rtcA gene encoding RNA 3'-phosphate cyclase, whose product is MADLVEIDGSYGEGGGQVLRTSLTLAVLTGRPVRITRIRAGRTKPGLAAQHLQSVEATRTICNGAVEGAKLGSQEITLVPGEVVPGQYSFEIGTAGATSLVLQTLALPLALAAGPSELVIRGGTHVAWSPSFHYLRDQWCPALALAGLDVQVEIRKAGYYPKGGGELVARIFPRREVKLLKLHREAPPAAPRGAAVTIVSTRLPTHVAERQAKTARGLLEKAGLDVSVEIEEYDGVAPGTATHVRVPTGACGGMFTSLGERGLPAEKVAARAAGQAIAFAQSDAAIDKYLADQLILPLALAEGTSEFDTHEITEHLVTNADIVSEFLSVDIDVVGDKGSPGRVTITPADRPA